A segment of the Crassostrea angulata isolate pt1a10 chromosome 10, ASM2561291v2, whole genome shotgun sequence genome:
gctcacctgagcaacaatgggcgttcaaaagatattgtgccatatggtccctcggtagaataacaaaaaataaatattgtcaagtattcgaattttacacttatttttgcatacacgtaatctttgacattgtaccttcatgagatactattttttaccagaataagaaaatcctacgcaagatataaaactaaacatttcgTAGgtgtacactgttaagttgttaactgcCAATTCCCTATATATATTCCCTATATAtattcgccccccccccccccccctttgtaaagcgatcaaaatatatgagagcatataggtacatttttttcatcaactacttactagttactgtatttttaaaaaaaatataataattattgtattttatttaaaaaatactacatgtatagatgtgaagaagaaaattgtacctcaatgtgctcaattcctcaaatttaaaacattcaaaaatttaatttgtcttctctattataattaaatgactgttatttacctcgcgtacaaaccaggataattttccgctgtgatattttcttaggaatagcgataattactttatccccgcaacagaaatgtgtcagaactatggaaactgttttaaagatgtcgtttttatttactcgtgtttgaaaaactatcaaaattgatgtaaattttacattatttattgtataaagagggggccccagagagtaggtatatacagaatattattcttttatttgtttttacaagtatttaacttactctaattcatatagaatttctaatgttcaaccaaaatttcagcgtcaatcgtagaattataagcaagatacagagctcatgCACAGTTCGCCTaagtttgagtcatattttgttcacatgagtttattacattcagcttaagatttttaacttggtatttcctattcagcatttaaaatggaaaaaaagaatggtctaagattttcaattcttttattcactcaagaccagttcactggtatttgaggttcaaaatcagtttatacaaatgtacataaacACAGTccaggatcacatgtacagtaggagtaataatgacgaaaaaaggttaagtttacaatacaattagttgttaaagttggtttctggaagaacagactatgaaaattttcttaataaatattgacaaactttttacttttttaatctttagtttttaagatctgtgtacaaacatagaattgtgagcaaatctctgtatcttgcttataattcgaagcttaacactcaaatatggttagtaaatagaaattgtaaacaattaaacacaagaaacatgcactataacaaataaggaacacaatttattttttcgaaatgaatcatatatatacatgtatatacctacatatttccgtcagcgatatcaaactctatttaaactgaataaactcgagagaatgccgagcatctcaacaaaacctattgcattaatctaccattacgcaaaagatactgccgaattaccgatagaatgaattgtatttgagtactttttttatacatcagattttgcttaatttgcgcaggtaaacagttacatgtaactgtttgatttaccgaagtctctgtttgatttgatacgtaaaaatcacgaaatacagacgatagttcccaggttacaaagcataaataatgaaaacgaaacgaaaatcagaacaagctaacaccaacgtcatgtgtgaaaactgtcaacgcattgaaatattcagcctcaatttaaacaaagaacctcgttttgaagtatggaatacgagtcttggtaaaatgggtatgcaaacccgggccgtggcaaaataaaagccggggcagatcgacaatcgtcaattctaaatacgcattattttgcacaatatttacagcgagtacaaatatactggtccatcaaatatcctgaaattttaatgagattggcagattaataactgccaatcttttgttttgtccagaccaagtcttgcctacccattttaccggatgccgaacgtGAAGCTGAAACACGGCTTTCCTTTactattattttcgtaataactcagacttgaaacagaattagcacttaatttttgcaatttatattttccttcccataaggataatttatgctaaactacgttgaatttgcctcggtagttcttgagaagaagatttttaaaaatgcaccccctttttctacagtttcaaggttttctccgctttgaatacagatcggacttttatttctgcaatttatatttgccctcccataaggatgctttgtgctaaatttggttgaaattggattagcggttttagagaagttcaaaatgtaaaaagtttacaggcggacggacggacagacagacggacggacggacgacggacaaaatgtgatcagaatagctcacttgagctttcagctcaggtgagctaaaaatccaaatatttaagcttcatgtttcattatttttctatacatttgtaaaataatatCCTTCTCATGAAAGTTAATATTGTCTAAAAATAGCCACGAACTTCCGGTCCTCTTAATGTCAATATCAGTTGTTTTCTATTCTCTTCTCAAGTTTCTATATTGATTTCGAGATTTTTACGcgaataaacaatgaaaattaagACTCAAATCTCTTGATAGAGTTTTGGTAAAAATTGTCTGAAAGTCTAGACGAGGTATATGATTAAATGATGATATAAATGTCACAGTGTTTATGCAATGCAATGCAATGCATTGTCCGACAACATCTATCACAACAGATCTTCAGCTcattaaggtacatgtaccagtggcgtcggaagcaaattgaaagggggggggggctagactaatcatcagaaatctttaaaggcaaaaaacaaaaataaaacctatttcccaaaatcatgaaaatccttattcgtgaaggggggggggctataccTATAACtccaaaaattcttttttcatttttcctttTCAATATTACTATCAATATTTCATTCTGTTTAAGGTAAATctgcgagaaaaagttgggggggggggggggggggctagccctctataatggttaggtctaactttgcaaaaaatatagCCATTTGACATAAAATGCTTTTTAGGCATTATGCTATCTTTCGTAATCAAGAACTGTTCTGATGATGTAAGAAACTACTAGTATTTCAAAGTGTATTGAGCCCCCTAATGAAATGTTCAGACACAACTTaatacaagaggcccaggggcctcatcgctcacctgagcaacaatagccataactctgatcaaatcagcattacagtatcaaaatcgaaatattttgacaacaaGGTACAGTATatcttgccaaaaaaaaatatgccaaTTTTTTATCCATATGTTTTTAAGGTAAATACCAAGCCTTTTTTGTTTTAGTATTtgtgagaagatttttctccatttctatattaaatgatttttttaattacttaataaAATTCACCCTTTGTGGTCCCACCTTTTCTCCATGGTTTGGTCAAACTTTAATCTTCACAAACTGTGgtttcacacaagttccagctttttcttccaaaatatttttaaagattttttctatatattcctatgttaaaattaatCCCCCTTTATGGCCCCGGGGATTATGATGAGAACAATCTTAAATCTACATGACATTAGGATGCTTCAATCCAACTTAAAGCGCCTCTGGctttggtttttgagaaaaagatttttaaagtttttctctaaatattcttatgtaaaacttgataacCCCAtcgtggccccaccttacccctagagacaataatttgaataaacttgaatatacaaaacctgaggatgcttccacacaaatatGAGTTTTTCTAGCCAGATAGTTTATGAGAAATTGGTTTTTAAaggttttctttatatattcttattttaggtatgtaaaaattcatccccaaaTTGTGGTACCACCCCACCAAcggggaccataattttaacaaacctgaatctacactacctcaagATGCTTACATACACGTTCCAGATTCCAGGCCtaatggtttttgaaaagaagattttaaagattctcTAAATacattcctttgtaaaaattcattctCCAATTGTAGGCCCGACCTATccccggggacaatgatttgaacaaatctgAATTtttactacctgaggatgcttccgtaAAAGTACTAGCTCTTCTGtcctaatacatgtagttttttgagaagaagattttgaaagattttctctaaatattcttatcttaaactTGAACcgtcattgtggccccacccttcccccagcgactatgatttgaacaaactttaatccaCAATACCtgaacaatacaatacaattacCAGCATGTTTGGCcatattattttttagaagatttttgaaaaataccaatgaattttcaataactctaaattatctcccctttaaataGAACTTGGCCCTTCctttgaagaaacttgaatccCTTCACCCACTGATGTTCTgtgaaaattttggttgaaaaaggcacagtggttcttgagaagaagatgaaaatgtaaaaagtatgACGATGACAACGACAACAGCAACGACAGACAACAGAAAAatcttgatcagaaaagctcatctgagcctttggctcaggtgagctaaaaagaagCAAAGAACAATTAATACCTTCCAGTAGAGGGTAAGGCAGTTGTTTAGTCCACATCTATAAAGGACATAGGAACCAGGTTTGCCGAATGGAACGCCCTGGGGTTCTATGAAAAGAAAACCGACTTCTTAATTGAAAAGAAAGATTATCATAGATTCCCTAACGTATCGATAAAAACCAACACAAAGGTATATCTAATtcgttttaaatgtaaatatcattttcGTTTGCAGTATCATTTCGTCTGTATTTAAACTTACTCGTTATATTTGTCCAGAAATAGCAGGTCGTGAGACCGCTCCAGAACACTGATCCCAGAGGACGACATTTTACAGACGCTTTGTACCTTGTAGATGGCTGGAGAGACGTAAATGTTAGAGACAAAGCCGGCAGATTAAAACAACCCGATTCTGGTCTACTGATTGATGTCCACTTTTCTTGATGTTTCCGCTGAATAACGAAGAaatgatacatttattttatgtcatattttCCACAGTTattagatattatttttaaataaagtgcGTTTATAAAAGCATCAGTACCTAGAATATGCATAAGGACAGGTGTTCTTAAAAGTATGGATGTACAATATTACTCCTCCAAGATGctaataaaagttttttaagtattttatattatttaaggATCTTCAACATTCAAATATCAAAGATTCGTGAGAGAATTGAAACTCtgaatattaaaagaaatgttctgcTTATGCAAGAAGTCAgaagttttatttaataaagcattttttattcattttaaatgttttttgttttttattacgTAGATTGttcaacttttttatttctcttgcTTGAcataatttgaatataaaaaaccGAGTCAAAAGCACGATATTAACATGGAATTCAGAATTGGTTGTCATAATTTTGTTATCAAAAAGGTACTGTCAAGAcgtatcaatattttaaacaaaatgaatatcaaataaacgattaattataattattttaaaaagtagcaAAACTTTATACCAAATGCACACAAAAAAGCGTATACACTTATTTTGGCGATTGATACACTCGTATTTGTTTTCAAGATGTTCGTGTTTTATACCTGAGGCAGAGGCTCTCCTGAACTTGTCGATACATTGCTGGTGTGGGTAGAAACAGTAGCCGTGCAGTTGATTCCACCAGTGAAGTTATTTGTCATACAGGGGTACACCGGAAGTGGCCATGTTAGATTAACTTCCGTCTCCGAAGTCCAGACAGAATGAATGTACTTCACAGGAATCAGTTGTACTGCATaatcatagaaaaaaaaatgatatttcagGGTTAGTTTTCTTGGTTTTTAAATTCACTAATAAATTAAGAGATAAAAATGAAGACTGGTTACCGTTTTTGTCCGTCTTCGTAGAGAAGACTTGCGTAAATGAAGCATTTTCACATGAATTCTTCAATAAAAAGCTATTTTCGCTTAAAGAGTCGTAGAAATGTTGTGAAATATTGCAAACTAAATTGTCTCCATTTTTTTGTATGTCACAAACATGAAAACTGGAATTTGAGgctctgaaaaataaaacaaattcataGTTCTTGTATTTATGACACTTGTCGGCATTCGTATCAACACCAACCAATGACTGTCGGATTTTAATGAACTTTATGTCGGTGTCGTTTCCAAATGTTTAAGGTTTTCAATGTAAAATGGAGGGacattgaacaattttaaatcataacaatgaaagtgaattgaaccaaattcacatgactgacaacatatgtacatgtaagaagccggtcattttgcgcttttaacttttttaaatgtttatcttcccttggtgaaaaaaatctttttaatattgatttttaaatgattcattttatgtCATATTCTAATAAGGAGAAAGTTTatgcataattatatttatcaagagatttttatgaatttcaattacattttacaatatcttactAAAACATGCGTCTGTCTAGCCGTCTTTTTATTCTAAATCAAGTATCaataatctttctttttttttattttggtgtaTTTTTGTATGTGAAAGAGTTATCTgcaattattttgattaaataataCAAGTGTGACGTGTGACCAAATTACAATGTTAAATATTGATGTAATGTACCATATTGTAagccaataaaatatttaaaaaaaaaaaaaaaacatgcgtTGCTCATAGACTTCAACGTAATATTTAAGGTGCAAATAATTAGACAATggtaaaaatttggaaaatttcTTCAatggtgtattttatttaatcaaactGATACCATAATTAAGAATATCGGcccattcatttattaggtacaaaatgtggtcgttataaATCGAATACCTGAAAACCAAACTTTGTACATAATAGTTTATGaattgtcatgtacaaattctgtttttataGAATCTGAATTTTGTAACGGACACCGGTTTGATATAAAGTGTTTTAACAGACTTTATGTACCAAAAAAGATTCTCTCttacacaaaaaacaaaaacaaattattatataaaatacaatccTGGGGTCTATGAACTTGCCCTTTAAAATTTGGCATTTTACGTTACTTTATTAaacgggttttccaacggaaaaatccgcttattaaaatggtgaaaatggcgggcgggttGGCGGGCGGGCGgttgccaaaagggtaccctcgttgtacggataactcctcctacagtgttcatgataggaagttgttcttttgaagatcaattgtacaaatataagaggtgtgcatattgccaggattttgatttctgataatttatgaaaaagtacctgcttttgaacttagtaattttttggcaaaatattgcatatagggtaccctcattgtacggataactcctcctacagttttcaagataggaagttgttctttagCAGATCAATTCTACATATATatgaggtgtgcatattgctaggattttgactTCCGatagtttatgaaaaaaaaaataccagcttttgaacttttttaattttttggcaaaatattgcatatagggtaccctcattgtacggataactcctcctacagttttcaagataagaagttgttcttttgaagatcaattgtacatatattagaggtgtgcatattgctaggattttgattgctgatagtttataaaaaaaaataccagcttttgaactttgtcattttttggcaaaatattgcatatatggtactccatttcactggatatgggttgacattgATTATAGATACAGTtcatataaaagaaaacccggtttgctgtcacattgacagcttttcacttgtgtAAGATCTTATATAATTTTCTACAGATATACATCTGCagcttttttaaatgatttaaaattaaattcacgtgtccgttttttaaaaacatgacatCCCTAAGGAAACTTTTATCGCCCAACAGCATAAAATAAATCTTATCTCATTCTGATTGAGCTTAAAATAAATAGCTTTATATCAGACATATCACACCCCAGTGTTTGCTAATAAATACGAAAATATCTTGCTTTAACTTTTCCAAAATCATCTATAAAAGAATGCGCGGACCAAAATTAACCACGTGTCCTACTTACATGTAACCTTTTTAAGTACTTCAAAATCCCTTCGATAAGAATATAACGAAATATCAGAGATATTATAAGGTTAACAACTCAACAGACCAAAAATTATCGGTCAGATGAATTCTGATATTTTGGGCTGAAACGATCTACTTTTATTTCATACGTTTCATGATAAAAAGGTacgaaaatatttatatacttttgataaacaacaaaatacttATGACATGTAATCGATATACCCACGTGGATTTTGTCAAGGACCAACAAGAGACGTCACTAGAGGACTGCCACTGACAGCTCAGGTACTGGTAATTCTGCTCAATGCATCTAAAGTCTACAGATCCATCAACTGCAAAAATAAAGGCTTCATATATTAACCCCTGGTTACCCGTCTATAAGCCTGCGATAACAGCATACCGCCTTCTCGTCTCAGGTTATACCGGATAGGACTGTGATTTACAGAATGACATCATACGCAAATCTTGCTCCAACTCACCAGGGAAAAGAAAGCTCGAAGGGAGAAAGGCGAACAGGAGGAACGAGCAGAGCATATTCCGGAGGTCATGATGAGTAAAGGCCAATGAAAGACATTCACGCAGACGGACATTGATCGCAGAATTGTAAACAAGTTATAATCATCgttttttgtttatcttatcTTCTGTAAATACTGATAAACTGTAAAGTTGTTCCCAAATAAAGATACAAATAAAATCACAGGGGGTCGAGGGGGATGATCCGCCCTTGTTGGATAAAGGCTGatagattattatttttcacaagatggggaaaaaaattcttcataaAATTGTTTGTAGGGTATTGTTGTACATCTGAGTAAACGCAGTATTGAAGCATAACTGTCTTCTCTGATTGTTTTAAAGAACTGATTTTGGTGAAATCCTTTGTACATGAAAATTTCTGCGTcaaacaaagtttaaaaaaaatatacgtgTACGTGTTTATCAATAGTGATTCGtgaattattttactttaagaaataaactgtataGTGAAAAACATTCCACAACTTAAATCTTGAAAATCAGTTTAATGGGTTAATGCTTTGCTTTTACTTATTCTtctatttatttaagaaataaataatattgtatggtgtttgttatttatatatacatgtagtaacttACCATTTAGCCCGACTTTGTCAACACATAACTTACCTTACTATTTTTAACTTcaaattaaaagtattaaaagaGGTCAAATCACTTTTGGCGTTACAATTACAGTGCAACATGAACTTGACAAACTATGTGCCGATTACAACTATATGGCAgcacaaaaaatattatcagaCAGCATTAAAAGTACCATCTTCATCCAAGGAGCCTGGAAACAaccgtacccccccccccccccccccccgtattTTTGACATGAGTATACATCATGCATATGCTTCTTATAATTAGACTGTTCACCAACTCTAGGCCTGTAAAATATTATCTTCTTTAGCTATTTGTTTCTTAACTTTGCTACAagtctgatgaatattaatgtgatccGCCGTTTATAACGCCACTGCGCATGAGTGCGGGAAACCACCATCAAAAACACGATGAAagcacagtttgtttacaatttagaatcacGTTATTCGTTTCTTAAATTACATCATTCTTGTATTAGATGATACCCGAAGCATTATTATTCCGATATTCATTACTGTAGaacgatataattttttttattttgtgtaaaaaaggCGAAACACAATATTAGCGTCACAGACACGGTAAACGGAGTTAAATTAAAATATCCCCTCCCAGAGGGATGCATGTACTAAGAGtgattatttattctttattcaaaaatttcttaaaataaaaatccactTGTGGTTTATAACTTATAAAGTAAAGACACGGAACACAAACCCCTACAACTTCATGATGGAAACTTAATTCTGATTCGGCTTCAATTCCTATTCCATTAATCTACATGGTCTCCGATTACGATCTTCCGTTTGTTCCTATCCTTGTCAGTCGgcctcttttttctttctttgccAAATCTTTCAAACCATTTTTAAGCTTCATAATTACCTCCTTTAATTAAACGGAGAGATCTgtataaaaatctaaaaaaaaaaaaaccaattgctTTACTCATCAATACtttataactaaaaaaaaaataaagattaggGCTAATATGTTGGTTAATTTATTGACCATCTACTTAGCTTTTCTTAATGTTATAACGCCTATACAAACTGTATCTCAttctcatttatttaattttaccaAACCAAGGTGCAGTGATGA
Coding sequences within it:
- the LOC128164448 gene encoding uncharacterized protein LOC128164448 yields the protein MLCSFLLFAFLPSSFLFPVDGSVDFRCIEQNYQYLSCQWQSSSDVSCWSLTKSTASNSSFHVCDIQKNGDNLVCNISQHFYDSLSENSFLLKNSCENASFTQVFSTKTDKNVQLIPVKYIHSVWTSETEVNLTWPLPVYPCMTNNFTGGINCTATVSTHTSNVSTSSGEPLPQRKHQEKWTSISRPESGCFNLPALSLTFTSLQPSTRYKASVKCRPLGSVFWSGLTTCYFWTNITKPQGVPFGKPGSYVLYRCGLNNCLTLYWKMTRYHDEEILSYSLSIPQTSSTAVTDADITMATFRDLPMQHFYAVTIRAKNTAGTSAPLQVLIDTQTSDSYIPRYVSAMQVRPFTFEVTFSHADLGHLVNTVMYFWCQGEQSGLVVKCLGDISWKEVPIGEVARYLDKYKYNLTTATEIEQHFAVAIVDHGKTSGMVWGETVYESQDPRESTTSLPVLVVVLCVTAGLLIIIFVTIVTILKRRSTATYDIEMIDIPTTNRSYDVINTT